One region of Poecile atricapillus isolate bPoeAtr1 chromosome 8, bPoeAtr1.hap1, whole genome shotgun sequence genomic DNA includes:
- the MAP3K13 gene encoding mitogen-activated protein kinase kinase kinase 13 isoform X1 produces MHTHGIMASTQERLSLSSSPNSIGKAFCEDKDLGRFPDEHPAAGSHASPELLEDVRERGSLPAELLEGVSSPGTAAVLTSISEDARDQFENSVLQLREQDEPEPGLPQGTRSPGDGDTGGATDDVKVQFNRTGSGSGGFLEGLFGCLRPVWNIIGKAYSTDYKLQQQDTWEVPFEEISELQWLGSGAQGAVFLGKFRAEEVAIKKVRDQNETDIKHLRKLKHPNIIAFKGVCTQAPCYCIIMEYCAHGQLYEVLRAGRKVTPRLLVDWSTGIASGMNYLHLHKIIHRDLKSPNVLVTHTDAVKISDFGTSKELSDKSTKMSFAGTVAWMAPEVIRNEPVSEKVDIWSFGVVLWELLTGEIPYKDVDSSAIIWGVGSNSLHLPVPSTCPDGFKILMKQTWQSKPRNRPSFRQTLMHLDIASADVLATPQETYFKSQAEWREEVKKHFEKIKSEGTCIHRLDEELIRRRREELRHALDIREHYERKLERANNLYMELSAIMLQLEVREKELIKREQAVEKKYPGTYKRHPVRPIIHPNTVEKLMKRKGVSHKPGSQTKRPDLLKSEGIPSTEAASNGSPVSGSPKMSTPSGKSRYRSKPRHRRGNSKGSYNEFAGILKNQPAQDDAPQPGPPHPPHTPGVPQQPGHGPHGQHSRLHAHGQDIATCANNLRYFGPAAALRSPLSNHAQRRMSGSSPDLISTAMEADCRRGLDSKDSTAERWECCQADAYDPCLQCRDEDSGQAQMASVEPGGSRPQSPASASLYESAQFMEELEEQGTAASALGTPQHLASSGLPCKARSLQKSGDESSEEEEGEVDSEVEFPRRQRPHRCISSCQSYSTFSSENFSVSDGEEGNTSDHSNSPDELATKLEDELAEKLEDMLSQTPEIPIEISTQSDGLSDKECAVRRVKTQMSLGKLCADEHSCENPPQFGESDCDSSEGECSDATVRTNKPCSSATCQSKKSINSVLAKQGLAKRGKHIPQSLSTSGEDAGDAWTGPGEAASHLEQHREPAEGCVLRGKTGNHWPGLEHQPCSVSLFTEHSWKH; encoded by the exons ATGCACACTCACGGCATCATGGCCAGCACTCAGGAGCGCCTGAGCCTGTCTTCCTCTCCCAACTCCATCGGCAAAGCGTTCTGTGAGGACAAAGACTTGGGGAGGTTCCCCGATGAGCACCCCGCAGCCGGGAGCCACGCgtcccctgagctgctggaggacgTGCGGGAGCGGGGCTCGCTGCCGGCCGAGCTGCTGGAGGGTGTGAGCAGCCCGGGCACGGCGGCCGTGCTGACCAGCATCAGCGAGGACGCCCGTGACCAGTTTGAGAACAGCGTGCTGCAGCTGCGGGAGCAGGACGAGCCTGAGCCGGGGCTGCCGCAGGGCACACGCAGCCCGGGGGACGGCGACACCGGCGGTGCCACCGATGATGTGAAGGTCCAGTTCAACCGGacgggcagcggcagcggcggctTCCTCGAGGGGCTCTTCGGGTGCCTGCGGCCCGTGTGGAACATCATAGGCAAGGCCTACTCCACGGACTacaagctgcagcagcaag ACACGTGGGAGGTGCCATTCGAGGAGATCTCGGAGCTGCAGTGGCTGGGCAGCGGGGCACAGGGAGCCGTCTTCCTGGGGAAATTCCGAGCAGAGGAGGTGGCCATCAAGAAAGTGAGGGATCAGAACGAGACGGACATCAAGCACCTGCGGAAGCTCAAGCATCCCAACATTATCGCCTTCAA GGGAGTTTGCACCCAGGCCCCGTGCTACTGCATCATCATGGAGTACTGTGCCCACGGGCAGCTCTATGAGGTCCTGAGGGCTGGCAGGAAGGTCACCCCGCGGCTGCTAGTGGACTGGTCCACGGGAATTGCCAGTGGCATGAACTACCTGCACCTCCACAAAATCATCCACCGAGACCTCAAGTCACCAAA tgTTTTGGTTACACACACAGATGCAGTAAAGATTTCAGATTTTGGTACATCTAAAGAGCTCAGTGATAAAAGTACCAAAATGTCCTTTGCGGGGACAGTGGCGTGGATGGCCCCGGAGGTGATACGGAACGAGCCTGTCTCCGAGAAGGTGGACATCTG GTcatttggggtggttttgtggGAGCTGCTCACGGGAGAGATTCCCTACAAGGATGTGGACTCTTCGGCCATCATTTGGGGAGTGGGCAGCAACAGCCTCCACCTTCCCGTCCCTTCCACCTGCCCAGATGGCTTCAAAATCCTCATGAAGCAAACCTG GCAGAGCAAGCCCCGGAACCGCCCGTCCTTCCGGCAGACACTGATGCACTTGGACATCGCCTCCGCTGATGTGCTGGCTACTCCTCAGGAAACCTACTTCAAATCCCAG GCTGAATGGAGAGAAGAAGTGAAGaaacattttgagaaaattaaaaGTGAAGGAACTTGTATCCACCGGCTGGATGAAGAATTGATTCGCCGTCGAAGAGAAGAGCTGAG aCATGCATTAGATATCCGTGAGCACTACGAGAGGAAGCTGGAGCGAGCCAATAACCTGTACATGGAGCTCAGTGCTAtcatgctgcagctggaggtgcGGGAGAAGGAGCTCATCAA GAGGGAACAAGCGGTGGAAAAGAAATACCCTGGGACTTACAAACGCCACCCAGTCAGACCAATAATCCACCCCAACACAGTGGAGAAGTTGATGAAGAGGAAAGGGGTCTCCCATAAACCAGGCAGCCAGACCAAACG GCCAGATCTGCTGAAGTCAGAGGGCATACCCAGCACAGAAGCAGCATCCAATGGCTCCCCAGTCTCAGGAAGTCCCAAGATGTCAACCCCGAGTGGTAAAAGCCGGTACCGCAGCAAGCCCCGGCACCGCCGGGGGAACAGCAAAGGCAGCTACAATGAATTTGCAGGGATCTTGAAGAACCAGCCAGCGCAAGACGATgccccccagcctggccctccccaccctccccacaCCCCCGGAGTGCCACAGCAGCCCGGCCACGGGCCCCACGGGCAGCACTCGCGGCTGCACGCCCACGGGCAGGACATCGCCACCTGCGCCAACAACCTGCGGTACTTCGGCCCTGCGGCCGCGCTGCGCAGCCCCCTCAGCAACCACGCCCAGCGCCGCATGTCCGGCTCCAGCCCCGACCTCATCTCCACCGCCATGGAGGCCGACTGCCGCCGCGGCCTGGACAGCAAGGACAGCACGGCCGAGCGCTGGGAGTGCTGCCAGGCCGATGCCTACGACCCCTGCCTGCAGTGCAGGGATGAGGACAGCGGCCAGGCACAGATGGCGTCTGTGGAACCAGGGGGGAGCCGCCCCCAGTCCCCGGCATCCGCGTCCCTCTACGAGAGTGCACAGTtcatggaggagctggaggagcagggcacGGCGGCGTCCGCCCTGGGCACTCCCCAGCACTTGGCTTCCTCAGGGCTGCCCTGCAAAGCAAGATCCCTCCAAAAG AGCGGGGATGAGTCGTCagaagaggaggagggcgaAGTTGACAGTGAAGTGGAGTTTCCTCGTAGACAAAG ACCCCACCGCTGCATCAGTAGCTGCCAGTCCTACTCGACCTTCAGCTCTGAGAACTTCTCCGTGTCGGATGGAGAGGAGGGGAACACAAGCGACCACTCGAACAGCCCGGATGAGCTGGCCACCAAGCTGGAGGATGAGCTGGCTGAGAAGCTGGAGGACATGTTGTCCCAGACTCCAGAGATCCCCATTGAAATCTCCACGCAGTCAGATGGGCTTTCGGACAAAGAATGTGCTGTGCGGAGGGTCAAGACTCAGATGTCTCTGGGCAAACTTTGTGCAGATGAACACAGCTGTGAG AACCCACCACAGTTTGGAGAATCAGACTGTGACTCTTCTGAAGGGGAGTGTTCTGATGCCACAGTCAGGACCAATaagccctgcagctctgctacTTG TCAGTCAAAGAAATCAATCAACTCAGTGTTGGCCAAGCAAGGACTTGCAAAGCGTGGAAAGCACATTCCGCAGAGCCTGAGCACTTCTGGGGAGGACGCTGGAGACGCCTGGACTGGACCGGGAGAAGCAGCCTCTCACCTAGAGCAGCATCGAGAACCAGCAGAGGGCTGTGTGTTGAGGGGGAAGACTGGGAATCACTGGCCTGGCTTAGAGCAtcagccctgctctgtctcCTTATTCACTGAACATTCTTGGAAGCATTAG
- the MAP3K13 gene encoding mitogen-activated protein kinase kinase kinase 13 isoform X2 — translation MHTHGIMASTQERLSLSSSPNSIGKAFCEDKDLGRFPDEHPAAGSHASPELLEDVRERGSLPAELLEGVSSPGTAAVLTSISEDARDQFENSVLQLREQDEPEPGLPQGTRSPGDGDTGGATDDVKVQFNRTGSGSGGFLEGLFGCLRPVWNIIGKAYSTDYKLQQQDTWEVPFEEISELQWLGSGAQGAVFLGKFRAEEVAIKKVRDQNETDIKHLRKLKHPNIIAFKGVCTQAPCYCIIMEYCAHGQLYEVLRAGRKVTPRLLVDWSTGIASGMNYLHLHKIIHRDLKSPNVLVTHTDAVKISDFGTSKELSDKSTKMSFAGTVAWMAPEVIRNEPVSEKVDIWSFGVVLWELLTGEIPYKDVDSSAIIWGVGSNSLHLPVPSTCPDGFKILMKQTWQSKPRNRPSFRQTLMHLDIASADVLATPQETYFKSQAEWREEVKKHFEKIKSEGTCIHRLDEELIRRRREELRHALDIREHYERKLERANNLYMELSAIMLQLEVREKELIKREQAVEKKYPGTYKRHPVRPIIHPNTVEKLMKRKGVSHKPGSQTKRPDLLKSEGIPSTEAASNGSPVSGSPKMSTPSGKSRYRSKPRHRRGNSKGSYNEFAGILKNQPAQDDAPQPGPPHPPHTPGVPQQPGHGPHGQHSRLHAHGQDIATCANNLRYFGPAAALRSPLSNHAQRRMSGSSPDLISTAMEADCRRGLDSKDSTAERWECCQADAYDPCLQCRDEDSGQAQMASVEPGGSRPQSPASASLYESAQFMEELEEQGTAASALGTPQHLASSGLPCKARSLQKSGDESSEEEEGEVDSEVEFPRRQRPHRCISSCQSYSTFSSENFSVSDGEEGNTSDHSNSPDELATKLEDELAEKLEDMLSQTPEIPIEISTQSDGLSDKECAVRRVKTQMSLGKLCADEHSCENPPQFGESDCDSSEGECSDATVRTNKPCSSATWKRRCFSFPPQK, via the exons ATGCACACTCACGGCATCATGGCCAGCACTCAGGAGCGCCTGAGCCTGTCTTCCTCTCCCAACTCCATCGGCAAAGCGTTCTGTGAGGACAAAGACTTGGGGAGGTTCCCCGATGAGCACCCCGCAGCCGGGAGCCACGCgtcccctgagctgctggaggacgTGCGGGAGCGGGGCTCGCTGCCGGCCGAGCTGCTGGAGGGTGTGAGCAGCCCGGGCACGGCGGCCGTGCTGACCAGCATCAGCGAGGACGCCCGTGACCAGTTTGAGAACAGCGTGCTGCAGCTGCGGGAGCAGGACGAGCCTGAGCCGGGGCTGCCGCAGGGCACACGCAGCCCGGGGGACGGCGACACCGGCGGTGCCACCGATGATGTGAAGGTCCAGTTCAACCGGacgggcagcggcagcggcggctTCCTCGAGGGGCTCTTCGGGTGCCTGCGGCCCGTGTGGAACATCATAGGCAAGGCCTACTCCACGGACTacaagctgcagcagcaag ACACGTGGGAGGTGCCATTCGAGGAGATCTCGGAGCTGCAGTGGCTGGGCAGCGGGGCACAGGGAGCCGTCTTCCTGGGGAAATTCCGAGCAGAGGAGGTGGCCATCAAGAAAGTGAGGGATCAGAACGAGACGGACATCAAGCACCTGCGGAAGCTCAAGCATCCCAACATTATCGCCTTCAA GGGAGTTTGCACCCAGGCCCCGTGCTACTGCATCATCATGGAGTACTGTGCCCACGGGCAGCTCTATGAGGTCCTGAGGGCTGGCAGGAAGGTCACCCCGCGGCTGCTAGTGGACTGGTCCACGGGAATTGCCAGTGGCATGAACTACCTGCACCTCCACAAAATCATCCACCGAGACCTCAAGTCACCAAA tgTTTTGGTTACACACACAGATGCAGTAAAGATTTCAGATTTTGGTACATCTAAAGAGCTCAGTGATAAAAGTACCAAAATGTCCTTTGCGGGGACAGTGGCGTGGATGGCCCCGGAGGTGATACGGAACGAGCCTGTCTCCGAGAAGGTGGACATCTG GTcatttggggtggttttgtggGAGCTGCTCACGGGAGAGATTCCCTACAAGGATGTGGACTCTTCGGCCATCATTTGGGGAGTGGGCAGCAACAGCCTCCACCTTCCCGTCCCTTCCACCTGCCCAGATGGCTTCAAAATCCTCATGAAGCAAACCTG GCAGAGCAAGCCCCGGAACCGCCCGTCCTTCCGGCAGACACTGATGCACTTGGACATCGCCTCCGCTGATGTGCTGGCTACTCCTCAGGAAACCTACTTCAAATCCCAG GCTGAATGGAGAGAAGAAGTGAAGaaacattttgagaaaattaaaaGTGAAGGAACTTGTATCCACCGGCTGGATGAAGAATTGATTCGCCGTCGAAGAGAAGAGCTGAG aCATGCATTAGATATCCGTGAGCACTACGAGAGGAAGCTGGAGCGAGCCAATAACCTGTACATGGAGCTCAGTGCTAtcatgctgcagctggaggtgcGGGAGAAGGAGCTCATCAA GAGGGAACAAGCGGTGGAAAAGAAATACCCTGGGACTTACAAACGCCACCCAGTCAGACCAATAATCCACCCCAACACAGTGGAGAAGTTGATGAAGAGGAAAGGGGTCTCCCATAAACCAGGCAGCCAGACCAAACG GCCAGATCTGCTGAAGTCAGAGGGCATACCCAGCACAGAAGCAGCATCCAATGGCTCCCCAGTCTCAGGAAGTCCCAAGATGTCAACCCCGAGTGGTAAAAGCCGGTACCGCAGCAAGCCCCGGCACCGCCGGGGGAACAGCAAAGGCAGCTACAATGAATTTGCAGGGATCTTGAAGAACCAGCCAGCGCAAGACGATgccccccagcctggccctccccaccctccccacaCCCCCGGAGTGCCACAGCAGCCCGGCCACGGGCCCCACGGGCAGCACTCGCGGCTGCACGCCCACGGGCAGGACATCGCCACCTGCGCCAACAACCTGCGGTACTTCGGCCCTGCGGCCGCGCTGCGCAGCCCCCTCAGCAACCACGCCCAGCGCCGCATGTCCGGCTCCAGCCCCGACCTCATCTCCACCGCCATGGAGGCCGACTGCCGCCGCGGCCTGGACAGCAAGGACAGCACGGCCGAGCGCTGGGAGTGCTGCCAGGCCGATGCCTACGACCCCTGCCTGCAGTGCAGGGATGAGGACAGCGGCCAGGCACAGATGGCGTCTGTGGAACCAGGGGGGAGCCGCCCCCAGTCCCCGGCATCCGCGTCCCTCTACGAGAGTGCACAGTtcatggaggagctggaggagcagggcacGGCGGCGTCCGCCCTGGGCACTCCCCAGCACTTGGCTTCCTCAGGGCTGCCCTGCAAAGCAAGATCCCTCCAAAAG AGCGGGGATGAGTCGTCagaagaggaggagggcgaAGTTGACAGTGAAGTGGAGTTTCCTCGTAGACAAAG ACCCCACCGCTGCATCAGTAGCTGCCAGTCCTACTCGACCTTCAGCTCTGAGAACTTCTCCGTGTCGGATGGAGAGGAGGGGAACACAAGCGACCACTCGAACAGCCCGGATGAGCTGGCCACCAAGCTGGAGGATGAGCTGGCTGAGAAGCTGGAGGACATGTTGTCCCAGACTCCAGAGATCCCCATTGAAATCTCCACGCAGTCAGATGGGCTTTCGGACAAAGAATGTGCTGTGCGGAGGGTCAAGACTCAGATGTCTCTGGGCAAACTTTGTGCAGATGAACACAGCTGTGAG AACCCACCACAGTTTGGAGAATCAGACTGTGACTCTTCTGAAGGGGAGTGTTCTGATGCCACAGTCAGGACCAATaagccctgcagctctgctacTTG GAAGAGAAGATGCTTCTCCTTCCCACCCCAGAAGTGA
- the MAP3K13 gene encoding mitogen-activated protein kinase kinase kinase 13 isoform X3, protein MHTHGIMASTQERLSLSSSPNSIGKAFCEDKDLGRFPDEHPAAGSHASPELLEDVRERGSLPAELLEGVSSPGTAAVLTSISEDARDQFENSVLQLREQDEPEPGLPQGTRSPGDGDTGGATDDVKVQFNRTGSGSGGFLEGLFGCLRPVWNIIGKAYSTDYKLQQQDTWEVPFEEISELQWLGSGAQGAVFLGKFRAEEVAIKKVRDQNETDIKHLRKLKHPNIIAFKGVCTQAPCYCIIMEYCAHGQLYEVLRAGRKVTPRLLVDWSTGIASGMNYLHLHKIIHRDLKSPNVLVTHTDAVKISDFGTSKELSDKSTKMSFAGTVAWMAPEVIRNEPVSEKVDIWSFGVVLWELLTGEIPYKDVDSSAIIWGVGSNSLHLPVPSTCPDGFKILMKQTWQSKPRNRPSFRQTLMHLDIASADVLATPQETYFKSQAEWREEVKKHFEKIKSEGTCIHRLDEELIRRRREELRHALDIREHYERKLERANNLYMELSAIMLQLEVREKELIKREQAVEKKYPGTYKRHPVRPIIHPNTVEKLMKRKGVSHKPGSQTKRPDLLKSEGIPSTEAASNGSPVSGSPKMSTPSGKSRYRSKPRHRRGNSKGSYNEFAGILKNQPAQDDAPQPGPPHPPHTPGVPQQPGHGPHGQHSRLHAHGQDIATCANNLRYFGPAAALRSPLSNHAQRRMSGSSPDLISTAMEADCRRGLDSKDSTAERWECCQADAYDPCLQCRDEDSGQAQMASVEPGGSRPQSPASASLYESAQFMEELEEQGTAASALGTPQHLASSGLPCKARSLQKSGDESSEEEEGEVDSEVEFPRRQRPHRCISSCQSYSTFSSENFSVSDGEEGNTSDHSNSPDELATKLEDELAEKLEDMLSQTPEIPIEISTQSDGLSDKECAVRRVKTQMSLGKLCADEHSCENPPQFGESDCDSSEGECSDATVRTNKPCSSATW, encoded by the exons ATGCACACTCACGGCATCATGGCCAGCACTCAGGAGCGCCTGAGCCTGTCTTCCTCTCCCAACTCCATCGGCAAAGCGTTCTGTGAGGACAAAGACTTGGGGAGGTTCCCCGATGAGCACCCCGCAGCCGGGAGCCACGCgtcccctgagctgctggaggacgTGCGGGAGCGGGGCTCGCTGCCGGCCGAGCTGCTGGAGGGTGTGAGCAGCCCGGGCACGGCGGCCGTGCTGACCAGCATCAGCGAGGACGCCCGTGACCAGTTTGAGAACAGCGTGCTGCAGCTGCGGGAGCAGGACGAGCCTGAGCCGGGGCTGCCGCAGGGCACACGCAGCCCGGGGGACGGCGACACCGGCGGTGCCACCGATGATGTGAAGGTCCAGTTCAACCGGacgggcagcggcagcggcggctTCCTCGAGGGGCTCTTCGGGTGCCTGCGGCCCGTGTGGAACATCATAGGCAAGGCCTACTCCACGGACTacaagctgcagcagcaag ACACGTGGGAGGTGCCATTCGAGGAGATCTCGGAGCTGCAGTGGCTGGGCAGCGGGGCACAGGGAGCCGTCTTCCTGGGGAAATTCCGAGCAGAGGAGGTGGCCATCAAGAAAGTGAGGGATCAGAACGAGACGGACATCAAGCACCTGCGGAAGCTCAAGCATCCCAACATTATCGCCTTCAA GGGAGTTTGCACCCAGGCCCCGTGCTACTGCATCATCATGGAGTACTGTGCCCACGGGCAGCTCTATGAGGTCCTGAGGGCTGGCAGGAAGGTCACCCCGCGGCTGCTAGTGGACTGGTCCACGGGAATTGCCAGTGGCATGAACTACCTGCACCTCCACAAAATCATCCACCGAGACCTCAAGTCACCAAA tgTTTTGGTTACACACACAGATGCAGTAAAGATTTCAGATTTTGGTACATCTAAAGAGCTCAGTGATAAAAGTACCAAAATGTCCTTTGCGGGGACAGTGGCGTGGATGGCCCCGGAGGTGATACGGAACGAGCCTGTCTCCGAGAAGGTGGACATCTG GTcatttggggtggttttgtggGAGCTGCTCACGGGAGAGATTCCCTACAAGGATGTGGACTCTTCGGCCATCATTTGGGGAGTGGGCAGCAACAGCCTCCACCTTCCCGTCCCTTCCACCTGCCCAGATGGCTTCAAAATCCTCATGAAGCAAACCTG GCAGAGCAAGCCCCGGAACCGCCCGTCCTTCCGGCAGACACTGATGCACTTGGACATCGCCTCCGCTGATGTGCTGGCTACTCCTCAGGAAACCTACTTCAAATCCCAG GCTGAATGGAGAGAAGAAGTGAAGaaacattttgagaaaattaaaaGTGAAGGAACTTGTATCCACCGGCTGGATGAAGAATTGATTCGCCGTCGAAGAGAAGAGCTGAG aCATGCATTAGATATCCGTGAGCACTACGAGAGGAAGCTGGAGCGAGCCAATAACCTGTACATGGAGCTCAGTGCTAtcatgctgcagctggaggtgcGGGAGAAGGAGCTCATCAA GAGGGAACAAGCGGTGGAAAAGAAATACCCTGGGACTTACAAACGCCACCCAGTCAGACCAATAATCCACCCCAACACAGTGGAGAAGTTGATGAAGAGGAAAGGGGTCTCCCATAAACCAGGCAGCCAGACCAAACG GCCAGATCTGCTGAAGTCAGAGGGCATACCCAGCACAGAAGCAGCATCCAATGGCTCCCCAGTCTCAGGAAGTCCCAAGATGTCAACCCCGAGTGGTAAAAGCCGGTACCGCAGCAAGCCCCGGCACCGCCGGGGGAACAGCAAAGGCAGCTACAATGAATTTGCAGGGATCTTGAAGAACCAGCCAGCGCAAGACGATgccccccagcctggccctccccaccctccccacaCCCCCGGAGTGCCACAGCAGCCCGGCCACGGGCCCCACGGGCAGCACTCGCGGCTGCACGCCCACGGGCAGGACATCGCCACCTGCGCCAACAACCTGCGGTACTTCGGCCCTGCGGCCGCGCTGCGCAGCCCCCTCAGCAACCACGCCCAGCGCCGCATGTCCGGCTCCAGCCCCGACCTCATCTCCACCGCCATGGAGGCCGACTGCCGCCGCGGCCTGGACAGCAAGGACAGCACGGCCGAGCGCTGGGAGTGCTGCCAGGCCGATGCCTACGACCCCTGCCTGCAGTGCAGGGATGAGGACAGCGGCCAGGCACAGATGGCGTCTGTGGAACCAGGGGGGAGCCGCCCCCAGTCCCCGGCATCCGCGTCCCTCTACGAGAGTGCACAGTtcatggaggagctggaggagcagggcacGGCGGCGTCCGCCCTGGGCACTCCCCAGCACTTGGCTTCCTCAGGGCTGCCCTGCAAAGCAAGATCCCTCCAAAAG AGCGGGGATGAGTCGTCagaagaggaggagggcgaAGTTGACAGTGAAGTGGAGTTTCCTCGTAGACAAAG ACCCCACCGCTGCATCAGTAGCTGCCAGTCCTACTCGACCTTCAGCTCTGAGAACTTCTCCGTGTCGGATGGAGAGGAGGGGAACACAAGCGACCACTCGAACAGCCCGGATGAGCTGGCCACCAAGCTGGAGGATGAGCTGGCTGAGAAGCTGGAGGACATGTTGTCCCAGACTCCAGAGATCCCCATTGAAATCTCCACGCAGTCAGATGGGCTTTCGGACAAAGAATGTGCTGTGCGGAGGGTCAAGACTCAGATGTCTCTGGGCAAACTTTGTGCAGATGAACACAGCTGTGAG AACCCACCACAGTTTGGAGAATCAGACTGTGACTCTTCTGAAGGGGAGTGTTCTGATGCCACAGTCAGGACCAATaagccctgcagctctgctacTTGGTAA